A part of Grus americana isolate bGruAme1 chromosome 33, bGruAme1.mat, whole genome shotgun sequence genomic DNA contains:
- the LOC129198556 gene encoding zinc finger protein 497-like yields MDTGSADLGPRCQSGADAGSTESMLASHDGEDTGSAELRPPCQRRADAGSTEPTPGSKDRAGTGIAKTTLMHWGDAGCADLGLQRQDEVRADSAEPMPACQGQADIGSTDLGTQNQNQAESSSSKLMPGCRDEAATSRADLGIQCQDMADAGSAKSAPQNQREEDAAKPSWHDGEATAAGARPFRCRVCGKRFWASATLMRHQVLHGAERPFSCTECGRGFCDRAALATHRRRHTGERPFACAECGKAFAGSAGLLVHQRAHTSERPFACAECGQRFRQSAHLAQHRQGAHGMGRPHLCLQCGKAFALRSTLARHAQTHTGERPHACGDCGRRFRQRAHLARHRLAHTGERPFPCGECGKAFALSATLLRHQLVHTGERPHRCPDCPRAYTQSAYLAQHRRSAHAGQRPHACPECPRAFADRANLLRHRRGHAGVRPHACGQCGRRFTQRAHLRAHAGTHGGQRPFACGQCGQVFGRQAALAAHGRAHGGQRRPFACGQCGQRFAQRASLVEHGRRHTGERPHRCPQCHRGFRHRSALLRHRRAHAGERPFPCTHCGRRYSRSSNLLLHQRVHALD; encoded by the coding sequence ATGGACACCGGCAGCGCCGATTTGGGGCCACGATGCCAGTCTGGTGCAGATGCCGGCAGCACCGAATCGATGCTGGCGAGTCACGACGGTGAAGACACCGGCAGTGCTGAGCTGAGGCCACCGTGCCAACGTCGGGCTGATGCTGGCAGCACCGAACCGACACCAGGCAGCAAGGACAGGGCAGGCACCGGCATTGCCAAAACCACGCTGATGCATTGGGGTGATGCTGGCTGTGCCGATTTGGGGCTGCAACGCCAGGATGAAGTGCGTGCTGACAGTGCCGAACCGATGCCGGCGTGCCAGGGCCAGGCAGACATCGGCAGCACAGATTTGGGGACACAAAACCAGAACCAGGCAGAATCTAGCAGCTCCAAACTGATGCCAGGGTGCCGGGACGAGGCAGCCACCAGCAGAGCCGATTTGGGGATACAATGCCAGGACATGGCGGATGCTGGCAGCGCCAAATCAGCCCCGCAGAACCAGCGCGAGGAGGATGCCGCCAAGCCAAGCTGGCACGATGGTGAGGCCACGGCAGCGGGTGCCCGTCCCTTTCGGTGCAGGGTGTGCGGGAAGCGGTTCTGGGCGAGCGCCACGTTGATGCGGCACCAGGTGCTGCACGGAGCCGAACGCCCCTTCTCCTGCACCGAGTGCGGCCGCGGCTTCTGCGACCGAGCGGCGCTCGCCACGCACCGGCGAAGGCACACAGGCGAGCGCCCCTTCGCCTGCGCCGAGTGCGGCAAAGCTTTTGCCGGCAGCGCGGGGCTGCTGGTACACCAGCGGGCGCACACGAGCGAGCGTCCCTTCGCCTGCGCCGAGTGCGGGCAGCGCTTTCGGCAAAGCGCCCACCTCGCCCAACACCGCCAGGGCGCCCACGGCATGGGACGCCCGCACCTCTGCCTGCAGTGTGGCAAAGCCTTCGCCCTCCGCTCCACGCTGGCCCGGCATGCTCAGACCCACACCGGCGAACGGCCCCACGCCTGCGGTGACTGCGGGCGCCGCTTCCGCCAGCGGGCTCACCTGGCCCGGCACCGCTTGGCACACACCGGCGAACGCCCCTTCCCCTGCGGCGAGTGCGGCAAAGCCTTCGCCCTCAGCGCCACGCTGCTGCGGCACCAGCTGGTGCACACCGGCGAGCGCCCACACCGCTGCCCCGACTGTCCCCGTGCCTACACCCAAAGCGCTTACCTGGCCCAGCACCGCCGCAGCGCCCACGCCGGCCAACGGCCCCACGCCTGCCCCGAATGCCCACGGGCTTTCGCCGACCGCGCCAACCTCCTGCGGCACCGTCGGGGCCACGCTGGCGTCCGGCCCCACGCTTGCGGGCAGTGTGGGCGACGCTTCACCCAGCGGGCGCACCTCCGGGCGCACGCGGGCACCCACGGCGGGCAGCGGCCCTTTGCCTGCGGGCAGTGCGGGCAGGTTTTCGGGCGACAGGCAGCGCTGGCGGCTCACGGGCGGGCGCacggcgggcagcggcggccctTTGCCTGCGGGCAGTGCGGGCAGCGCTTCGCCCAGCGAGCCAGCTTGGTAGAGCACGGCCGACGGCACACGGGCGAGCGGCCTCACCGCTGTCCCCAGTGTCACCGCGGTTTCCGGCATCGCTCGGCACTGCTGCGGCACCGGCGGGCGCATGCCGGCGAGCGTCCCTTCCCGTGCACCCATTGCGGCCGCCGCTACAGCCGCAGCTCCAACCTCCTCTTGCACCAGCGAGTCCACGCACTTGActag